Proteins from one Nitrospirota bacterium genomic window:
- a CDS encoding TIGR00730 family Rossman fold protein, with amino-acid sequence MEDLKHSETWRVFKIQSELVEGFETLSDIKSAVAIFGSSRMKSGSFYYKKAVELGKKLSDTGFAVITGGGPGIMEGANKGAKQGKSKSIGLNVEIPLEQHPNKYQDLTLTFRYFFIRKLMFVKYSQAFIIFPGGFGTMDELFEALTLKQTKRIGEFPIILFGKKYWKGLIDWIKSTLIKNDAILAQDLNLISIVDDVDEVCEILEKYRITPLK; translated from the coding sequence ATGGAAGATTTAAAGCATTCAGAAACATGGAGAGTTTTTAAAATTCAATCAGAACTCGTGGAAGGGTTTGAGACTCTTAGTGACATTAAATCAGCCGTTGCAATTTTCGGTAGTTCACGGATGAAATCCGGCTCTTTTTATTACAAAAAAGCTGTTGAACTCGGGAAGAAACTTTCAGACACAGGGTTTGCTGTAATAACTGGAGGAGGGCCGGGGATTATGGAAGGAGCAAATAAAGGAGCAAAACAGGGGAAAAGTAAATCTATCGGACTAAATGTAGAAATCCCGTTAGAGCAACATCCAAATAAATACCAGGATTTGACTTTGACATTCCGCTATTTCTTTATAAGAAAACTCATGTTTGTCAAATATTCTCAGGCTTTTATTATTTTCCCGGGTGGTTTTGGAACCATGGATGAACTGTTCGAAGCACTCACACTTAAACAAACAAAAAGGATTGGTGAATTTCCTATCATCCTTTTTGGTAAAAAATACTGGAAAGGCCTTATCGATTGGATAAAGTCTACCCTTATCAAGAATGATGCTATTTTAGCTCAGGACCTCAATTTAATTTCGATTGTAGACGATGTTGACGAAGTATGTGAAATCCTGGAGAAATACAGGATTACACCTTTGAAATGA
- a CDS encoding LemA family protein translates to MVIWILSIIIGLLLIWTIYIYNTLIALKNEVKNAWKQVDVQLKRRHDLIPNLITVVKGYMEFERDVLEKVTAARTKAVLAVKIHEKAIAENILTQALSHLFAVIENYPVLKSNENVMELQEELTSTENKIAFSRQLYNDLVANFATKIEIFPNNIIASLFHFSKAEYFNAGEADKILPSFIPR, encoded by the coding sequence ATGGTAATCTGGATTCTAAGTATCATTATTGGTTTACTTTTAATCTGGACAATTTATATTTATAACACGCTTATTGCACTTAAAAACGAAGTAAAAAATGCCTGGAAACAGGTTGATGTGCAGTTGAAGCGCAGGCATGACCTTATTCCGAATCTTATAACTGTTGTTAAAGGTTATATGGAGTTTGAACGAGATGTGCTTGAAAAAGTTACTGCTGCGAGAACAAAAGCAGTATTGGCTGTCAAGATCCATGAAAAAGCCATTGCTGAAAATATCCTTACACAGGCTTTAAGCCATCTTTTTGCTGTAATAGAGAACTATCCTGTGCTGAAGAGCAATGAAAATGTCATGGAGTTGCAGGAAGAGTTAACCTCTACAGAGAATAAAATTGCTTTCTCAAGACAACTCTATAATGACCTTGTTGCAAACTTTGCTACAAAAATTGAAATATTTCCGAATAATATTATTGCCTCGCTTTTTCATTTTAGCAAGGCAGAATATTTCAATGCAGGAGAAGCGGATAAAATTCTGCCTTCATTTATTCCCAGATGA
- a CDS encoding thermonuclease family protein, whose protein sequence is MKVKKKRKGLNLVALIFFILVAVLYLINEKYPLKSKSEEPYVSVIKVYDGDTVSVKVDRKQEKIRLIGIDAPEMGQEPWGENAKRYLENLLDSSDWEIRLEYDIEKRDQYNRLLAYIWTKDNKNVNLLMLKSGYAVLYTFPPNVKYVEEFRVAQKEAREKEIGIWSTEGLKELPQNYRKEHPRF, encoded by the coding sequence ATTCTGGTTGCTGTGCTCTATCTTATAAATGAAAAGTATCCTCTTAAAAGCAAATCGGAAGAACCTTACGTTTCAGTTATAAAAGTTTATGATGGTGATACTGTGAGTGTTAAAGTTGACAGGAAACAGGAAAAGATTAGACTTATAGGCATTGATGCCCCTGAGATGGGGCAAGAACCATGGGGAGAAAATGCAAAGAGATATCTGGAGAACCTGTTGGATTCATCAGATTGGGAGATAAGACTGGAATACGACATAGAAAAGAGAGATCAGTATAATCGTCTTCTTGCTTACATCTGGACGAAGGATAACAAAAATGTGAATCTTTTGATGTTGAAGAGTGGTTATGCAGTGCTTTATACATTTCCACCAAATGTAAAATACGTCGAGGAGTTCAGAGTTGCACAGAAAGAAGCAAGGGAAAAAGAAATTGGTATATGGAGTACAGAGGGGCTCAAGGAACTACCACAAAATTACCGGAAAGAACATCCAAGATTTTAA